The Pyxidicoccus sp. MSG2 DNA segment TCACGGTGGTTGAAACACCAGGAGACCATTTCTCGCTGCTCAATTCCTCTCACGCACCCTACGTGGCGGAGCGGCTGATTCACTGGCTGAGAAATCTGGAACGCGGTGCCGCGTAACAAGCCCGTGGCCCAATCTCACGGGGAGTGCTGGCAGGCGAGCGTGGGGGGGATGTTGTAGAGGCCTTTGTGTCTACGTCATATGGCCGTTGGAGTACCGGACAGGGTACTTCCCACGCGCCCGCACGATAATTTTCCAAGCTCGCGCTGACTTCTGGATTCGGAGTACCGCAATGGCGCTCACCCCTGAGCAAAAGCGCGCACGGCTCGCCGAGCTGCTGCGCGACAAGGCCCGTCACTCCCGACGGGCGCCGGTGTCCTTCTCGCAGGAGCGCATGTGGCTCCAAGAGCGGCTGGAGCCGGGAAGCGCCGCCCTCAACATCCCCACCGCCGTGCGCCTGTCCGGCGAGCTGGATGTGGACGCCCTCCGCAACGCCCTCCAGGAACTGGTGCACCGCCACGAGGCGCTGCGCACCACCTTCGTCGAACAGCAGGGCCGGGTGCTCCAGCAGATCGTCCCCTCGCTGGACGTCGGGCTGCCCGTCGTCGCCGTCCATGACGGCCGGGAAGCGGAGGCGTGGCGCCGGCTGCACGCGGACGCGAGGCAGCCCTTCGATTTGGAGCAGGGCCCGCTGCTGCGCGCCGTGCTGTACCGCTGGGACACGCGCGAGCACCTGCTGCTGCTCAACCTGCACCACATCGTCTCCGACGGGTGGACGATGGGCGTGCTGGTGAAGGAGCTGGGCGCGCTCTACCCCGCGCTCGCGTCGGGCCAGCCGGCGTCGCTGCCGCCGCTGCCGTTGCAGTACGCGGACTTCGCCTCCTGGCAGCGGGACTGGCTGCGGGGCGAGACGCTGGACACGCAGCTCGGCTACTGGCGGCAGCAGCTGGACCCGAGCGCCGTGCTGGAGCTGCCCACGGACAGGCCGCGCACCGCGGACACCAGCACGCGAGGCGCACGGCAGACCCGGCTGCTGCCGCCGGAGCTGCTCGAGTCGCTCCAGGCGCTCGCGCTGCGCGAGGGCCGCACCCTCTTCACGCTGCTCCTGTCGGCCTGGCAGGTGCTGCTGTCGCGCTACAGCGGGCAGGACGACGTGGTGGTGGGCTCGCCCGTGGCCGGCCGCAACCGCGCGGAGCTGGAGGGACTGGTCGGCCTGTTCGTCAACACCGTGGCCCTGCGCGCGGACCTGTCCGGCGACCCGTCCTTCCTGGAGCTGATGGGCCGTGTCCACGAGAAGGTGCTGGGCGCCTTCGCGCACCAGGACCTGCCCTTCGAGAAGGTGGTGGAGGCGCTGAAGCCGGGGCGGCAGCTCGGTGTCTCGCCCCTCTTCCAGGTGCTGTTCGCCCTGCAGAACGCCCCCCTGGCCCCGCTGCACGTGCCCGGCCTGTCGATGGAGACCCACCCGGTGGACAGCGGCGCGGCCCAGGTGGACCTGACGCTGCTGGCCACCGAGCTGCCGCAGGGCCTGCGCACCGCCGTCGTCTACCGCACGGACCTCTTCGACGACGCGACGGTGACGCGGCTGCTGGCGCACTTCCACACGCTGCTGGAAGGCCTCGCCGCCCACCCGGAGCGCCGCCTGTCCGCGCTGCCCATGCTCTCCGGCGCCGAGCGCCAGCAGGTGCTGGTGGACTGGAACGTCACCACCGCCGGGTACCCGCGCGCCTCCACCCTGCCCGAGGTCTTCGCACGGGTGGTGGCCCGCTTCCCCGACAAGGTGGCGGTGGAGTCCGGTGAAGCGCGGCTCACCTACCGGGAGCTGGACGCGCGCGCCAATCAGCTCGCGTGGCATCTGCGCGAGCTGGGGGTGACGACCGACTCGCGCGTGGCCATCGCCGTGGAGCGCTCGCTGGAGCTGGTGGTGGCGCTGGTGGCCATCCTCAAGGCCGGCGCGGCCTACGTGCCGTTGGACCCGTCGTACCCGCGCGAGCGCCTGGTGGCCATGATGGAGGACGCCCGCCCGGGCGTGCTCGTCACCACCCGTGCACAGGTGGAGCGCCTCCCCGCCGAGGGCCTGTCCACCGTGGTGCTGGAGGACGTGTCGATCTCCTCGCGGCCGGCCACGCACCCGCCTCCGGCCGCGCTGCCGGACAGCCTCGCGTACATCGACTTCACCTCCGGCTCCACGGGCCGTCCCAAGGGCGTGGGCACGCCGCACGTGGCCGTGCTGCGCACGGTGTTCGGCGTCGACTTCGCCCGCTTCGGGCCGGAGGAGACCTTCCTCCTCCTCGCCCCCATCTCGTTCGACGCGTCCACGCTGGAGCTGTGGGGCGCGCTGCTGCATGGCTCGCGACTGGTGGTGATGCCGCCCCAGGCGCCCTCGCTGGAGGAGCTGGGGCAGGTGCTCCAGCGCACCGGCGTGACGACGCTGTGGCTCACCGCGGGCCTCTTCACGCAGATGGTGGACGGACACCTGGAGGGCCTGCGCACGGTGAAGCAGTTGCTCACCGGCGGCGACGTCGTCTCCGCCCCGCATGCCCGCCGCGTGCTCGAGACGTTGCACATCCCTGTCACCAACGGCTACGGGCCCACGGAGAGCACCGTCTTCGCCACCACCTTCCGCATGACGGACGCGGCGCAGGCAGGCGCGTCGCTTCCCATCGGCAGGCCGCTGGGCAACACGCGCGTCTACGTGCTGGACGCGCACGGCCAGCCCCTGCCCGTGGGTGTCCCGGGAGAGCTGTTCATCGGAGGCGACGGCCTCGCCCGGGGCTACGTGGAGCAGCCCGCGCTCACCGCCGAGCGCTTCGTCCCCGACGCCTTCTCCGGCCTCCCCGGCGCGCGCCTGTACCGCACGGGCGACCGGGTCCGCTGGAGCGCGGACGGCACGCTGGAGTTCCTCGGCCGTCTGGACGCGCAGGTGAAGCTGCGCGGCTTCCGCATCGAGCTGCCCGAAATCGAGGCGGCGCTGCTGAGCCACGCGGACGTGCGCGAGGCCGTGGCCCTGGTGCGCGAGGACGTGCCCGGTGACAAGCGCCTCGTCGGCTACGTCGTGGCCCCCGAGCCGCTCGACGTCGCCGCCCTGCGCACACACCTCAAGCAACGGCTGCCGGACTACATGGTGCCCTCCGCCCTGGTGCGGCTGGACGCCTTCCCGCTGACGGCCAACGCCAAGGTGAACCGGAAGGCCCTGCCCGCGCCGGACGCGGCGGCGTCCGGCCAGGACAAGGTCTACGTCGCGCCGCGCACCCCCACCGAGGAAGGGCTCGCCGCGCTCTGGACGGAGGTGCTGCGGGTGCCGCGCGTGGGCGCGCACGACAACTTCTTCGAGCTGGGCGGCCACTCGCTGCTGGCCACGCAGGTGGCGTCCCGCATCCGCTCCACCTTCGGCGTGGAGCTGTCCCTGCGCACGCTGTTCGCCGAGCCCACCCTGGAGGCGCTCGCCGCGCGCATCGACTCCGTGCGGGGCTCCACGACGGGGAGCCAGGCTCCCGCCATCGTCCCGGTGCCACGCACCGGACCCCTGCCGCTGTCCTTCGCGCAGCAGCGCCTCTGGTTCATCGACCAGTTGGAGCCCGGCAGCGCCACCTACAACATGCCCACCTTCGTGCGGCTGGAGGGGGCGCTGGACGTGGCCGCGCTCCAGCACGGCCTCACGGAGCTGGTGGCGCGCCACGAGGCGCTGCGCACCGTCTTCCGTCAGGAAGAGGGCCAGCCGCTCCAGCTCATCCTCCCGAGCGTGGAGCTGCCGCTGAACGTGGTGGACCTGAGCGGCCTGACGCCAGACGCCGCCCGGGAAGCGCTGGAGCAGCAGCTCCGCGAGGACACGCTGCGGTCCTTCGACCTCGCCACGGGTCCGCTCATCCGCGCGGGCCTCTGGAGGCTGGGCGCCTCCGAGCACGTGCTCGCCCTCAACATGCACCACATCGTCTCGGACGGCTGGTCCATGGGCGTGCTGGTGCGTGAAGTCGCGGCGCTCTACGAGGCATCCCTCCAGGGCCGTCCCGCCCCGCTGCCGCCCCTGCCGCTCCAGTACGCGGACTACGCCGTCTGGCAGCGCCAGTGGCTGCGGGGGCCGGTGCTCGCCGAGCAGCTCGCGTGGTGGCGCCAGCAGCTCGCCGGAGCGCCCCATGCGCTGGAAATGCCCACGGACAAGCCGCGCCCGGCCGTGCCGGTCTACCGCGGCGCCCAGGTGTCCGTCGTCCTCCCGGCCGAGGTCTCCAGCCGGCTCAAGGCGCTGAGCCAGCAGGAGGGCGCCACGCCCTTCATGGTGCTGCTGGCCGCCTTCCAGGTGCTGCTGTCGCGCTACTCGCGGCAGGACGACGTCATGGTGGGCTCGCCCATCGCCGGCCGCCAGCGGGGTGAGCTGGAGGGCCTCATCGGCTTCTTCGTCAACACGCTGGTGATGCGCGCGAAGGTGGAGGGACGCGCCTCCTTCCGCGAGCTGCTCCGCCAGGTGAAGGAGATGTCGCTGGGCGCCTACGCCCACCAGGACGTCCCCTTCGAGCGGTTGGTGGAAGAGCTGCAGCCCGCGCGGGACTTGAGCCGCACGCCGCTGTTCCAGGCGCTCTTCGCCCTGCAGAACGCGCCCGCGTCCTCTCCCCGCATGGAGGGGCTGGCCCTGCACACGCTGGAGGTGGAGCTCTCCACCGCCAAGTTCGAGCTGGAGCTCATCCTCACCGAGACGGCGGACGGCTACCGGGGAACCCTGCGGTATGACACCGGCCTCTTCGAGGCCGCCACCGTCCGGCGCATGGCGGAGAACTTCCGCGCGCTGGTGACGGGCCTGGTCGCCCGGCCCGAGGCCCCGCTGACCTCCGTCTCGCTGCTCTCCAGCGGCGAGCGCCGGCAGGTACTGGTGGACTGGAACGCCACCACCGTCGCGTACCCGCGCGACTCCACGCTGCCGGAGGTCTTCGCCTCCGTGGTGGCCCGCTTCCCCGACAAGGTCGCCGTCGAGTTCGAGGGAGCGAAGCTGACCTACCGCGAGCTCGACGCGCGCGCCAACCAGCTCGCGCACCACCTGCGCGGCCTGGGCGTGTCCACCGACTCGCGCGTGGCCACGTGCGTCGAGCGCTCGCTGGAGCTGATGGTGACGCTGGTCGCCGTCCTCAAGGCCGGCGGCGCCTACGTGCCGCTGGATTCGGCGTACCCGCGCGAGCGCCTGGCCGCCATGGTGGAGGATGCCCGCCCGCGCGTGCTCGTCACCACGCGGGCGCTGCTGCGGAAGCTGCCGCTGGAGGGCCTGACGCCGGTGGTGCTGGAGGACGCGCCGCTCTCCACGCAGCCCACCACCGCGCCATCTCCGGCCGCCCTGCCGGACAGCCTCGCGTACATCGACTTCACCTCCGGCAGCACCGGCCGTCCCAAGGGCGTCTCCATTCCACACCGCGGGGTGCTGCGCACCGTGTTCGGCGTGGACTACGCGCACCTCGGCCCGGACGAGACGCTGCTCCAGCTCGCCCCCATCTCCTTCGACGCCTCCACCTTCGAGGTCTGGGGCGCGCTGCTGCACGGTGCCCGCCTCGTCGTCTTCCCGCCGCACCCGCCCTCGGTGGAGGA contains these protein-coding regions:
- a CDS encoding non-ribosomal peptide synthetase; amino-acid sequence: MALTPEQKRARLAELLRDKARHSRRAPVSFSQERMWLQERLEPGSAALNIPTAVRLSGELDVDALRNALQELVHRHEALRTTFVEQQGRVLQQIVPSLDVGLPVVAVHDGREAEAWRRLHADARQPFDLEQGPLLRAVLYRWDTREHLLLLNLHHIVSDGWTMGVLVKELGALYPALASGQPASLPPLPLQYADFASWQRDWLRGETLDTQLGYWRQQLDPSAVLELPTDRPRTADTSTRGARQTRLLPPELLESLQALALREGRTLFTLLLSAWQVLLSRYSGQDDVVVGSPVAGRNRAELEGLVGLFVNTVALRADLSGDPSFLELMGRVHEKVLGAFAHQDLPFEKVVEALKPGRQLGVSPLFQVLFALQNAPLAPLHVPGLSMETHPVDSGAAQVDLTLLATELPQGLRTAVVYRTDLFDDATVTRLLAHFHTLLEGLAAHPERRLSALPMLSGAERQQVLVDWNVTTAGYPRASTLPEVFARVVARFPDKVAVESGEARLTYRELDARANQLAWHLRELGVTTDSRVAIAVERSLELVVALVAILKAGAAYVPLDPSYPRERLVAMMEDARPGVLVTTRAQVERLPAEGLSTVVLEDVSISSRPATHPPPAALPDSLAYIDFTSGSTGRPKGVGTPHVAVLRTVFGVDFARFGPEETFLLLAPISFDASTLELWGALLHGSRLVVMPPQAPSLEELGQVLQRTGVTTLWLTAGLFTQMVDGHLEGLRTVKQLLTGGDVVSAPHARRVLETLHIPVTNGYGPTESTVFATTFRMTDAAQAGASLPIGRPLGNTRVYVLDAHGQPLPVGVPGELFIGGDGLARGYVEQPALTAERFVPDAFSGLPGARLYRTGDRVRWSADGTLEFLGRLDAQVKLRGFRIELPEIEAALLSHADVREAVALVREDVPGDKRLVGYVVAPEPLDVAALRTHLKQRLPDYMVPSALVRLDAFPLTANAKVNRKALPAPDAAASGQDKVYVAPRTPTEEGLAALWTEVLRVPRVGAHDNFFELGGHSLLATQVASRIRSTFGVELSLRTLFAEPTLEALAARIDSVRGSTTGSQAPAIVPVPRTGPLPLSFAQQRLWFIDQLEPGSATYNMPTFVRLEGALDVAALQHGLTELVARHEALRTVFRQEEGQPLQLILPSVELPLNVVDLSGLTPDAAREALEQQLREDTLRSFDLATGPLIRAGLWRLGASEHVLALNMHHIVSDGWSMGVLVREVAALYEASLQGRPAPLPPLPLQYADYAVWQRQWLRGPVLAEQLAWWRQQLAGAPHALEMPTDKPRPAVPVYRGAQVSVVLPAEVSSRLKALSQQEGATPFMVLLAAFQVLLSRYSRQDDVMVGSPIAGRQRGELEGLIGFFVNTLVMRAKVEGRASFRELLRQVKEMSLGAYAHQDVPFERLVEELQPARDLSRTPLFQALFALQNAPASSPRMEGLALHTLEVELSTAKFELELILTETADGYRGTLRYDTGLFEAATVRRMAENFRALVTGLVARPEAPLTSVSLLSSGERRQVLVDWNATTVAYPRDSTLPEVFASVVARFPDKVAVEFEGAKLTYRELDARANQLAHHLRGLGVSTDSRVATCVERSLELMVTLVAVLKAGGAYVPLDSAYPRERLAAMVEDARPRVLVTTRALLRKLPLEGLTPVVLEDAPLSTQPTTAPSPAALPDSLAYIDFTSGSTGRPKGVSIPHRGVLRTVFGVDYAHLGPDETLLQLAPISFDASTFEVWGALLHGARLVVFPPHPPSVEELGRVVRDAHVTTLWLTAGLFTQVVESGLEALRPLKQLLTGGDVVPAPHARRVLEELGISVTNGYGPTESTVFATTFRMTDASQPGTSVPIGGPLANTCVYVLDAHGQPVPVGVTGELFIGGDGLARGYVEQPALTAERFVPDAFSGVPGARLYRTGDLVRWRRDGLLDFVGRADAQVKVRGYRIELAEIETALLAWPGVGEAVALAREDRPGDKRLVAYVVPAPADGDAPRALDTAALRAFVAGRLPDYMVPSALVVLDALPLSANGKVDRKALPAPDLMVLSAEHVYVAPRTLTEELLAALWAQVLGVPRVGAEDDFFALGGHSLLATQVVSRIRSTFGVALPLRELFKAPVLSALARTVDAARLASQGLEVPELVPAPRTGALPLSFAQQRLWFIDQLDPGTVTYNMPFALRLEGVPDVAGLQQSLSEVVRRHESLRTTFASRDGEPVQLIHAPVPLPLPVVDLGALPASERQAEARRLAAEEALRPFDLSKGPLLRTVLLSLGEKEHLLLLTMHHIVSDGWSMGVLVRELGSLYAAHVNGTEANVPPPPVQYADFAVWQLGWLRGEALETRLDYWKQQLAGAPALLELPTDRPRPSVPKYHGARKPFALGAQLSEGLKALSRREGVTPFMTLLAAFQVLLARYSGQDDIVVGSPIAGRNRAETEGLIGFFANTLALRSRIDPRASFATLLHGVKETTLAAYEHQDVPFEKLVEELKPERSLSYSPIFQVMFALRNMPMGRLELPGLHLQSVPEENIHARFDLDLFMTDGPTGFVGALDYDTGLFDAATAARLVEHYQVLLEGLLARAEQPIESIPLLTPEERHRLLVEFNDTRTVLQRSIVPHLVSAQVARTPDATALVVGTERFTYSQLDARANRLAHYLQSLGVGPEVRVAVCMERTADLVVSLLAVLKSGGAYVPLDPAYPRGRLDYTLSDSGAQLLLSHQRLLASLQLDTQGLRTVCLDALPEGFSQWPASAPACHAVPENLSHVIYTSGSTGRPKGVAITHASSTAFLDWSLRTFSVSSSRAPSPPPPSASTSPSSSSSRPSPAAAPCCSPPTRWSSPPCPPPPR